TAGAGAAGGTTGTAGAACAGAGAACTGGTAAAAAGTCAATAGGCTTTGTGCAACCAGGAGAAGGTCAAACAAAAGAAAAGCGTGCAGCAGATACTCTGCGACATTTAGAACCAGATGATCTAGTCAAATTTGGCATGATACCTGAATTTATTGGGCGTGTGCCAATGGTGGCAGTGGTAGATCCACTCGATGAAGAAGCACTGATGGCGATATTGACTCAACCACGTAGCGCCTTAGTCAAGCAGTACCAAAAACTGCTGAAGATGGATAATGTTCAGTTAGAGTTTAAACCAGAAGCTTTACGAGCGATCGCTCAAGAAGCCTACCGTCGTAAAACTGGTGCAAGGGCGCTGCGGGGTATTGTCGAAGAGCTAATGCTGGAAGTGATGTATGAGTTACCGTCTCGTAAAGACGTGACTCGCTGTACAGTCACGCGGGAAATGGTAGAGAAGCGTTCCACTGCTGAGCTATTAGTGCATCCTTCTTCCCTACCTAAACCAGAATCAGCATAAAATAAGGATGAAGGATGTAGACGCCCTTCGGGTGGCTTCCCGTACTGCGAAGCAGAACCCGCAGGGTAGGGTAGGATGAAGGATGAAACTTTATACTTCAGCCTTCATACTTTATACTTGATACTTCAGCCTTCAGATGCCTTACATTAATGTCCGTGGCGTAGAGCATTATTACGAGTGGATACGAAAACCATCCATTGTTTCTCAACCTAAACCAGTGATGGTTTTTGTACACGGTTGGGCTGGTTCCGCTAGGTACTGGCAAAGTACTGCAACAGCTTTATTGGAACAATTTGATTGTCTGCTTTATGATTTACGGGGGTTCGGACGTTCCTGTGGTAAGCCGACTGCTGTCACTAAAGCTAGTGAAGCTGTTGTTGATTCCGATTCTCCCCAGGAAGAATTACAAGCACTTACAGAATTAACTTACGAATTAGAAGCATACGCCCATGACTTAGCAGCGTTGTTGAATCAATTACAAATTCAACGCGCTTACATTCACGCCCATTCTATGGGCGCTTCCATCGCTACTCTATTTCTCAACCGCTACCCAGAACGAGTAGAAAAAGCAATTCTCACCTGTAGTGGTATTTTTGAGTACGATGAAAAAGCGTTTGCAGCCTTTCATAAATTCGGTAGCTACGTTGTCAAATTTCGTCCCCAATGGTTAGCAAAAATACCGTTAGTAGACAGGATGTTCATAGCGCGATTTTTGCATCGCCCTATACCAGCACCAGAAAGGCGGGCTTTTTTACAAGATTTTCTTGTTGCTGATTATGATGCAGCTTTAGGCACAATTTTTACTTCTGTCAGCAAAGCTGCTGCTGAGTTAATGCCGCAGGAATTTACTCAGATAACTGTACCGACGCTGCTCGTGTCAGGAGAATATGACAAAATTATTCCTGCCGAGATGGGACGTCAAGCGGCAAAACTGAATCAAGCAGTAGAATATGTGATGATTCCCAAAACAGCCCATTTCCCAATGTTGGAAGATGCACCAACTTACTTAAAAAAAGTGCAAGAATTTTTGTCAATAGTTAATGGTTAAGACTCTTATGAGAGAAAAATACCACTGTTTTCCAAGCTTCTCAAAGTGGAGAAAGTGGGCGATCGCTCTGTTGTTACGAGGGTTAAAATGAACTCTTAGACAAGTTAATGGTCAATAGTCATTTGTCACCTGCTACTAACCACTGACCACTAACCACTAACTAACTTAAACCT
Above is a genomic segment from Fischerella sp. JS2 containing:
- a CDS encoding alpha/beta hydrolase, which produces MPYINVRGVEHYYEWIRKPSIVSQPKPVMVFVHGWAGSARYWQSTATALLEQFDCLLYDLRGFGRSCGKPTAVTKASEAVVDSDSPQEELQALTELTYELEAYAHDLAALLNQLQIQRAYIHAHSMGASIATLFLNRYPERVEKAILTCSGIFEYDEKAFAAFHKFGSYVVKFRPQWLAKIPLVDRMFIARFLHRPIPAPERRAFLQDFLVADYDAALGTIFTSVSKAAAELMPQEFTQITVPTLLVSGEYDKIIPAEMGRQAAKLNQAVEYVMIPKTAHFPMLEDAPTYLKKVQEFLSIVNG